Proteins co-encoded in one Haloarcula pelagica genomic window:
- a CDS encoding CRTAC1 family protein has translation MRAGALAVALSAVLVLAGCSAAGTFGGLGSDSAEPRLQFEDVTASSGLQYEAIGSGVGSGNSGVYTADVNGDSWTDVLAIGGQEPVLFENRNGTFARSTALPSVDGRVKSAAFVDVERDGWPDLLLFTRDGTVHAYHNDRGTFEPTDYGLGTLSYPLGATAADYDGDGDTDLFVYQSGSWRDRKPAGYFNLNTTVTEDNGNPNVLYENVGGEFRRAETDAIEGDHWSLAASFADLTGDGRPDIHVANDYNNDTLYVNRGDGTFVHRSLGGATARNGMASEVADVTGDGRPDVFVSNIWFPDLQANMSQERYDRLKRLLEFVIHSSRTKGNTLLVNGGDGTFTDRADEFGVRHGGWGWAASATDFDNDGDRDLVHTTQHVVRVDRTDPVYTYPMVFQSTPSGEEAFTRVNKTDNGMRETDGRGLATLDYDRDGAQELVVATYDDPFVVYDNGAAGARNSLQFRAVDEHGATALGAVVTVTAGDTEQTVQQTANVDYLSQDSRVEHVGLGRHETATVHVRWPDGTERRFDGVDAGQRLRLTKSGVVVAARTDDSA, from the coding sequence ATGCGGGCTGGTGCGTTGGCGGTCGCGCTGTCGGCGGTGCTCGTCCTCGCGGGCTGTTCGGCGGCGGGGACGTTCGGGGGACTCGGCTCGGACTCCGCGGAGCCACGCCTCCAGTTCGAGGACGTGACCGCGTCGTCGGGACTCCAGTACGAGGCGATCGGTAGCGGCGTTGGCAGCGGCAACTCCGGCGTCTACACGGCGGACGTGAACGGCGACTCCTGGACCGACGTGCTCGCGATCGGCGGCCAGGAGCCGGTGTTGTTCGAGAACCGGAACGGGACCTTCGCCCGGAGTACGGCGCTGCCGTCGGTCGACGGCCGGGTCAAGAGCGCGGCGTTCGTCGATGTCGAACGGGACGGCTGGCCGGACCTGTTGCTGTTCACCCGGGACGGGACGGTCCACGCCTACCACAACGACCGCGGCACGTTCGAGCCGACCGACTACGGCCTCGGGACCCTCTCGTATCCGCTGGGTGCGACGGCGGCGGACTACGACGGCGACGGGGACACGGACCTGTTCGTCTACCAGTCCGGGTCCTGGCGCGACCGGAAGCCGGCGGGCTACTTCAACCTGAACACCACCGTCACCGAGGACAACGGGAACCCGAACGTCCTCTACGAGAACGTCGGTGGCGAGTTCCGCCGCGCCGAGACCGACGCGATAGAGGGCGACCACTGGAGTCTGGCGGCGAGTTTCGCCGACCTCACCGGCGACGGGCGACCGGACATCCACGTCGCCAACGACTACAACAACGACACGCTGTACGTCAACCGCGGTGACGGCACCTTCGTTCACCGGTCGCTCGGGGGCGCGACGGCCCGCAACGGCATGGCCTCGGAGGTCGCGGACGTGACCGGCGACGGCCGCCCCGACGTGTTCGTCTCGAACATCTGGTTCCCGGACCTGCAGGCGAACATGAGCCAGGAACGGTACGACCGGCTGAAACGGTTGCTGGAGTTCGTCATCCACTCCAGCCGGACGAAGGGCAACACGCTCCTGGTCAACGGTGGCGACGGGACGTTCACCGACCGCGCCGACGAGTTCGGCGTCCGCCACGGCGGGTGGGGATGGGCCGCCAGCGCGACCGACTTCGACAACGACGGCGACCGCGACCTCGTCCACACCACCCAACACGTCGTCAGAGTCGACCGGACCGATCCGGTGTACACCTACCCGATGGTGTTCCAGTCGACCCCGTCGGGTGAGGAGGCGTTCACTCGCGTGAACAAGACCGACAACGGCATGCGAGAGACCGACGGGCGGGGCCTGGCGACGCTCGACTACGACCGCGACGGCGCCCAGGAACTCGTGGTCGCGACCTACGACGATCCGTTCGTCGTCTACGACAACGGGGCCGCCGGCGCCCGGAACAGCCTCCAGTTCCGTGCCGTCGACGAGCACGGGGCGACGGCGCTGGGAGCGGTCGTCACCGTCACGGCCGGCGACACCGAGCAGACCGTCCAGCAGACCGCGAACGTCGACTACCTCTCGCAGGACTCCCGGGTCGAACACGTCGGACTCGGCCGTCACGAGACGGCGACCGTCCACGTCCGGTGGCCCGACGGGACCGAGCGGCGGTTCGACGGTGTCGACGCCGGCCAGCGGCTCCGCCTGACCAAATCCGGCGTCGTCGTCGCGGCACGAACCGACGACAGCGCGTGA
- a CDS encoding ABC transporter ATP-binding protein has protein sequence MASEPVTQRRGDPTAATDPIIEMRNARVTYDDGETFVLDDVSMAVERGEVLGVVGESGSGKSMFASAMLDAIPDPGRLSGEILYHKDDGTTIDVLELSDEELRQFRWEEVAMVFQGAMSSFNPTMKVGGHFEETLKAHDAHVTEGMAFARELLSDLYLDPERVLDAYPHELSGGMQQRALIALSLVLEPNVLVMDEPTAALDLLMQRSILMLLQELQAKHDLTMVFITHDLPLVAALADRMAVMYAFDLIEVAPRDRLIGDSGHPYTRALLNSTPNLDAPLDEMTAIEGQSPAPINVPSGCSYAPRCPLATEECREVDPEFSDTGDGHSTACHHWEQARQSIELNYETADDGEVADGSEEST, from the coding sequence ATGGCCTCCGAGCCCGTGACACAGCGGCGGGGCGACCCGACGGCCGCGACCGACCCCATCATCGAGATGCGCAACGCCAGGGTCACCTACGACGACGGCGAGACGTTCGTCTTAGACGACGTGAGCATGGCCGTCGAGCGCGGCGAGGTGCTGGGCGTCGTCGGCGAGAGCGGGAGCGGGAAGTCGATGTTCGCGTCGGCGATGCTGGACGCGATCCCCGATCCCGGCCGGCTCTCGGGGGAGATCCTCTATCACAAGGACGACGGGACGACGATCGACGTGCTGGAACTCAGTGACGAGGAGCTCCGTCAGTTCCGCTGGGAGGAAGTCGCCATGGTGTTCCAGGGAGCGATGAGTTCGTTCAACCCCACGATGAAAGTCGGCGGGCACTTCGAGGAGACGCTGAAGGCCCACGACGCACACGTGACCGAGGGGATGGCGTTCGCGCGCGAACTCCTCTCTGACCTGTATCTCGACCCCGAGCGGGTGCTCGACGCGTACCCGCACGAACTCAGCGGCGGGATGCAACAGCGCGCGCTCATCGCGCTCTCGCTCGTGTTGGAACCGAACGTGCTCGTGATGGACGAGCCGACGGCCGCGCTGGACCTGCTGATGCAGCGGTCGATCCTGATGCTCTTACAGGAACTCCAGGCGAAACACGATCTGACGATGGTGTTCATCACCCACGACCTGCCGCTGGTGGCCGCGCTGGCCGACCGGATGGCGGTGATGTACGCCTTCGATCTGATCGAAGTCGCGCCACGCGATCGGCTCATCGGCGACTCCGGGCACCCGTACACGCGCGCGTTGCTCAACTCCACGCCGAACCTCGACGCGCCGCTCGACGAGATGACCGCGATCGAGGGCCAGAGTCCCGCGCCGATCAACGTCCCGTCGGGCTGTTCGTACGCGCCACGCTGTCCGCTCGCGACCGAGGAGTGTCGCGAGGTCGACCCCGAGTTCTCCGACACGGGCGACGGCCACAGCACGGCCTGTCACCACTGGGAGCAAGCCCGGCAGTCCATCGAGCTGAACTACGAGACGGCCGACGACGGTGAAGTCGCCGACGGTTCGGAGGAGTCCACATGA
- a CDS encoding ABC transporter permease, with protein MKHTESESVDWRSEGSSAPDLTTGERARELYEERIRTPFLVAWADWRTRLGALIIGGYLLVALVAVLGLWREPSTSQAPRYLMLFENMNYPLGTTASGTDLAALIIHSTPDILLMITAGAVWATGVAVAIGTLAGYKGGRVDRTLMSVSDLVMAIPGLPLVIILAVTLNPENPILLGIIINISYWAGLGRSLRSQVLTIRENDYVEASRTMGVSTPRIIVKDIIPNLMPYVTVNFVFAARYVMFASVGLYFLGVLPYSTQNWGVTLNFAYSGGALFSWSAAHWLLAPMVAIMGLSLGLILLGQGMDRVFNPRVRTRMAGESKSTATDDEDAGVTEVL; from the coding sequence ATGAAGCATACTGAGAGCGAAAGCGTCGACTGGCGATCGGAGGGCTCGTCGGCGCCCGACCTAACGACCGGCGAGCGAGCCAGAGAACTGTACGAAGAGCGGATCAGGACGCCGTTTCTCGTCGCGTGGGCGGACTGGCGCACACGGCTGGGCGCTCTCATCATCGGCGGCTACCTGCTGGTGGCCCTCGTGGCGGTGCTCGGGCTCTGGCGGGAACCGTCGACGAGCCAGGCCCCGCGGTATCTGATGCTGTTCGAGAACATGAACTATCCGCTGGGGACGACCGCCTCTGGGACCGACCTCGCGGCGCTGATCATCCACTCGACGCCTGACATCCTGTTGATGATCACGGCCGGTGCCGTCTGGGCGACAGGGGTCGCCGTCGCCATCGGGACGCTGGCGGGCTACAAGGGCGGCCGCGTCGACCGGACGCTGATGTCCGTCTCCGACCTCGTGATGGCGATTCCGGGGCTCCCGCTGGTCATCATCCTCGCGGTGACGCTCAACCCCGAGAACCCCATCCTGCTGGGCATCATCATCAACATCAGCTACTGGGCCGGACTGGGCCGGTCGCTGCGTTCGCAGGTGCTGACCATCCGGGAGAACGACTACGTCGAGGCCTCCCGGACGATGGGCGTCAGCACGCCCCGGATCATCGTGAAGGACATCATCCCGAACCTGATGCCGTACGTGACGGTCAACTTCGTGTTCGCCGCGCGGTACGTCATGTTCGCCTCGGTCGGGCTGTACTTCCTGGGCGTGTTGCCATACTCGACACAGAACTGGGGCGTGACGCTCAACTTCGCCTACAGCGGCGGCGCGCTGTTCTCCTGGAGCGCGGCCCACTGGCTGCTGGCCCCGATGGTCGCCATCATGGGCCTGTCGCTCGGGCTGATCCTCCTCGGACAGGGGATGGACCGCGTGTTCAACCCCCGCGTCCGGACCCGGATGGCCGGCGAGTCGAAGTCGACGGCCACGGACGACGAAGACGCCGGTGTGACGGAGGTGCTCTGA
- a CDS encoding glycoside hydrolase family 3 N-terminal domain-containing protein codes for MQSTGEQPLYRDATVSTPKRVADLLERMTLEEKVGQLVGTWAGHLDGFKDADDVADEIRDHAVGAVASFGWGGAVDKRLDDIVETVNRLQEVALSETRLGIPLLFNVDAVHGHAYVAEGTAFPNGLGAAATWDVEAIERAASITATEVRRSGAHQNYSPTCDVARDPRWGRTFETFGESPYLCGKLAAAKVRGYQGDGIEDRSSVVATAKHFPAYSQPERGEDAAPVEVSDYLLRNVFLPSFLDVLDEGVESVMPSYNAIDGEPAHGSQRYLTDLLRGTLGFDGTVVSDWGGVRMLDADHHITADHCESVRQTREAGLDIASVDAVDHAEHLVSLVEDGEVAEAVVDDSVERVLEQKFRLGLFEDAFVDPSEARDIVGAEAHREASLDAARDSMTLLQNDDLLPLADDTDVLVAGPNADDVVHQLGGWSVPDPEGTDVVTIRDGIDAASAGRVVYEQGATINDTLDIDAAVEAAKAVDVAVVAVGEPWYLHEFGPTADTGTEPEEFPNRHTLSLPDAQRELVEAIHETGTPVVGVLVTGRPLVVDWLAEHVPALLMAYYPGTMGGRAVAETLFGKNDPSGRLPITIPRSTGHLQSRFNHFPHPTPIGADEHPSSYDPLFEFGHGLSYADFAVGDVALSASTIGPHEPTTVRVPVENVSDRAGTEVVQVYVTDHASDRVTPVRELRGFERVELAAAEATTVEIELDASELGRVDADGNRETVPGTYTVHVGDQSVELTIETTYA; via the coding sequence ATGCAGTCAACAGGCGAGCAACCACTGTATAGGGACGCGACCGTCTCGACACCGAAGCGTGTCGCCGACCTGCTCGAACGGATGACGCTCGAAGAGAAGGTCGGTCAGCTCGTGGGGACGTGGGCGGGCCACCTCGACGGGTTCAAAGACGCCGACGACGTTGCCGACGAGATCAGGGACCACGCCGTCGGAGCCGTCGCGTCGTTCGGCTGGGGCGGTGCGGTCGACAAGCGACTCGACGACATCGTCGAGACGGTCAACCGCTTACAGGAGGTCGCGCTCTCGGAGACCCGCCTGGGCATCCCGCTGTTGTTCAACGTCGACGCGGTCCACGGACACGCCTACGTCGCCGAGGGGACGGCCTTCCCCAACGGGCTGGGGGCCGCGGCGACGTGGGATGTCGAGGCGATCGAACGGGCCGCGAGCATCACCGCGACCGAGGTCCGCCGGAGCGGCGCCCACCAGAACTACTCGCCGACCTGTGACGTGGCCCGCGACCCGCGGTGGGGACGGACGTTCGAGACCTTCGGCGAGAGCCCCTACCTCTGTGGGAAACTGGCGGCGGCGAAGGTCCGTGGCTACCAGGGCGACGGGATCGAGGATCGGTCGTCGGTCGTCGCGACGGCGAAACACTTCCCGGCCTACAGCCAGCCCGAACGCGGCGAGGACGCCGCACCCGTCGAGGTCTCCGACTATCTGCTCCGGAACGTCTTCCTGCCGTCGTTCCTCGACGTGCTGGACGAGGGCGTCGAGTCGGTGATGCCGTCCTACAACGCGATCGACGGGGAGCCGGCACACGGCTCGCAGCGTTACCTGACGGACCTGCTCCGCGGGACGCTGGGCTTCGACGGCACCGTCGTCTCCGACTGGGGCGGCGTGAGGATGCTCGACGCGGACCACCACATCACTGCGGATCACTGCGAGTCGGTCCGCCAGACCCGCGAGGCCGGCCTCGACATCGCTTCGGTCGACGCCGTCGACCACGCCGAACACCTCGTCTCGCTGGTCGAGGACGGCGAGGTTGCCGAAGCCGTCGTCGACGACAGCGTCGAGCGCGTCCTCGAACAGAAGTTCCGCCTGGGACTCTTCGAGGACGCCTTCGTCGACCCGAGCGAAGCACGGGATATCGTCGGTGCCGAGGCCCACCGCGAGGCGTCGCTGGACGCGGCACGGGACTCGATGACGCTCCTGCAAAACGACGACCTCCTCCCGCTGGCGGACGACACCGACGTTCTCGTCGCCGGGCCGAACGCCGACGACGTAGTCCACCAGCTCGGCGGGTGGAGCGTCCCCGACCCCGAGGGGACCGACGTGGTGACGATCCGGGACGGGATCGACGCCGCCTCCGCCGGGCGTGTCGTCTACGAACAGGGGGCGACGATCAACGACACGCTCGACATCGACGCGGCTGTCGAGGCCGCAAAAGCCGTGGACGTGGCGGTCGTCGCCGTCGGCGAACCGTGGTACCTCCACGAGTTCGGACCGACCGCCGACACCGGGACCGAGCCCGAGGAGTTCCCAAACCGGCACACCCTCTCGCTCCCGGACGCCCAGCGGGAACTCGTCGAAGCGATCCACGAGACGGGGACGCCCGTCGTCGGCGTGCTCGTCACGGGCCGCCCGCTGGTCGTCGACTGGCTGGCCGAGCACGTGCCCGCCCTCCTCATGGCGTACTACCCCGGAACGATGGGCGGTCGGGCCGTCGCCGAGACGCTGTTCGGCAAGAACGACCCCAGCGGTCGACTCCCAATCACGATCCCACGGTCGACTGGACACCTCCAGTCGCGGTTCAACCACTTCCCCCACCCCACGCCGATCGGGGCGGACGAACACCCCTCCTCGTACGACCCGCTGTTCGAGTTCGGCCACGGACTCAGTTACGCCGACTTCGCGGTCGGCGATGTCGCGCTGTCGGCGTCGACGATCGGGCCACACGAGCCGACGACGGTTCGGGTCCCCGTCGAGAACGTCAGCGACCGCGCGGGGACCGAGGTCGTCCAGGTGTACGTCACCGACCACGCCAGCGACCGCGTGACACCGGTCCGGGAGCTCCGCGGGTTCGAGCGCGTCGAACTCGCCGCGGCGGAGGCGACGACCGTCGAGATCGAACTCGATGCCAGCGAACTCGGCCGGGTGGACGCCGACGGGAATCGAGAGACCGTACCCGGAACCTACACCGTCCACGTCGGCGATCAGTCCGTCGAGTTGACGATCGAAACGACCTACGCCTGA
- a CDS encoding DUF7405 family protein, with amino-acid sequence MRPDESQDLSRRDFVRAAVAIGGTSALSACLDSEQAKLDGQSESAHTTTEAGPRFPRGDPEAAPDGQHRWGEFLVRDAHGNTVPPQQLVVVGLSYEGSAPPTTAERSQVADALGTLARAFQWGTGGNAGAAFNRGLLFMLGYAPQYFEQVGAVPEAITTPESVLEAVGEAPEKADAYDAVLVLTSDIGSVVLEAEAALFGEVERVNGLAVDATFEGVFSTAGRHVGYIGKGLPADKLDSDDIPEDAPLSMGFKSGFRDNLPSEDLVTIDDGPFAGGTTLASSTLRIDLDRWYDQSREDRTAEMFCPAHSADDVGPIGEKLGSDSGITEADVDDLDAHAAAYDRVGHSQKLARARDDDFETRILRRTEGVATTVHDGTGFQFNSVQATMADFVETRRAMNVDEYDFDVPAEDHGIVDYLETLRRGSYLVPSRERWALPVV; translated from the coding sequence ATGCGTCCAGATGAGTCACAGGACCTCTCTCGCCGGGACTTCGTCCGCGCAGCGGTGGCGATCGGCGGGACGAGCGCCCTCTCGGCGTGCCTCGACAGCGAACAGGCGAAACTCGACGGGCAGAGCGAGTCAGCGCACACGACGACGGAGGCGGGGCCGCGGTTCCCGCGCGGCGACCCCGAGGCGGCCCCCGACGGCCAGCACCGATGGGGCGAGTTCCTCGTCCGGGACGCCCACGGCAACACGGTCCCGCCACAGCAACTCGTCGTCGTCGGCCTCTCCTACGAGGGGTCGGCGCCGCCGACGACGGCCGAGCGCTCCCAGGTGGCCGACGCGCTCGGGACGCTGGCTCGCGCCTTCCAGTGGGGGACGGGCGGCAACGCCGGGGCCGCGTTCAACCGCGGCCTCCTGTTCATGCTCGGTTACGCGCCGCAGTACTTCGAGCAGGTCGGTGCTGTCCCGGAAGCGATCACGACGCCCGAGTCGGTCCTCGAAGCCGTCGGCGAAGCACCCGAGAAGGCCGACGCCTACGACGCGGTCCTCGTGCTGACCAGCGACATCGGCTCGGTCGTCCTCGAAGCGGAGGCCGCGCTGTTCGGCGAGGTCGAGCGTGTCAACGGCCTCGCCGTCGACGCGACGTTCGAGGGCGTCTTCTCGACGGCCGGCCGCCACGTCGGCTACATCGGGAAGGGGCTGCCGGCCGACAAACTCGACTCCGACGACATCCCCGAGGACGCCCCGCTGTCGATGGGGTTCAAGTCGGGGTTCCGCGACAACCTCCCCAGCGAGGACCTGGTCACCATCGACGACGGCCCCTTCGCCGGCGGCACGACGCTCGCGTCCTCGACGCTCCGGATCGACCTCGACCGGTGGTACGACCAGTCCCGCGAGGACCGAACGGCCGAGATGTTCTGTCCGGCCCACAGCGCCGACGATGTCGGCCCCATCGGCGAGAAACTCGGCAGCGACAGCGGCATCACCGAAGCGGATGTCGACGACCTCGACGCTCACGCCGCGGCGTACGACCGGGTCGGCCACTCACAGAAACTGGCCCGTGCCCGGGACGACGACTTCGAGACGCGCATCCTCCGCCGGACCGAGGGCGTCGCGACGACGGTCCACGACGGCACCGGGTTCCAGTTCAACTCGGTGCAGGCGACGATGGCCGACTTCGTCGAGACTCGGCGGGCGATGAACGTCGACGAGTACGACTTCGACGTGCCCGCCGAGGACCACGGGATCGTCGACTACCTCGAGACGCTCCGGCGGGGGAGCTATCTGGTGCCCTCGCGTGAGCGGTGGGCGCTCCCGGTGGTCTGA
- a CDS encoding ABC transporter permease, whose protein sequence is MVNYYVRRTARVFATIFLVASLTFGLVRLLPGGPFTLLRAQLLRQGVPAEEVDARIANLQNIRPDAPLWRQYVDYMLALVQGNLGESISLGEPVTAVLAGAAPWTIFVVLVSTILVFVVGIFLGSLQAYWEGTRFDQLVSGVSISLMSVPFYVVAVVMLYVFAYQFGWLPTAGTVANGVERELGVPFVVSALKHSVLPILSYTLGAAGGQALAMRGNSIQVLGNDYVQVARLRGLSDRRIATRYVARNAILPMYTGFLLLLGFRLGGTVILEQIFSYTGLGYYMISALNANDYPLMMGTFLVITVALVLGVYVADLTYSKIDPRISAGESDEAY, encoded by the coding sequence ATGGTCAACTACTACGTGCGACGGACCGCCAGGGTGTTCGCCACGATCTTCCTCGTGGCGTCGCTGACGTTCGGACTGGTCCGGCTGCTCCCCGGTGGCCCGTTCACACTGTTGCGCGCCCAACTGCTCCGGCAGGGAGTGCCGGCCGAGGAGGTCGACGCCAGGATCGCGAACCTCCAGAACATCCGGCCCGACGCGCCGCTGTGGCGACAGTACGTCGACTACATGCTCGCGCTCGTCCAGGGGAACCTCGGCGAGTCGATCTCGCTCGGCGAACCCGTGACGGCGGTCCTCGCCGGCGCGGCGCCGTGGACGATCTTCGTCGTGCTCGTCTCGACGATCCTCGTGTTCGTGGTCGGCATCTTCCTCGGCTCGCTCCAGGCCTACTGGGAGGGGACCCGGTTCGACCAACTGGTCTCGGGCGTCTCGATCTCGCTGATGTCGGTGCCGTTCTACGTCGTCGCCGTCGTCATGCTGTACGTCTTCGCCTACCAGTTCGGCTGGCTCCCGACGGCTGGGACGGTCGCCAACGGCGTCGAGCGGGAACTCGGCGTCCCCTTCGTCGTCAGCGCGCTGAAACACAGCGTGCTGCCGATCCTCTCGTACACGCTGGGTGCCGCCGGCGGCCAGGCGCTCGCGATGCGGGGCAACAGCATCCAGGTGCTTGGTAACGACTACGTCCAGGTCGCGCGGCTTCGCGGGCTGTCCGACCGGCGTATCGCGACGCGATACGTCGCCCGCAACGCCATCCTGCCGATGTACACCGGCTTTTTGCTCCTGCTCGGCTTTCGCCTCGGCGGGACCGTCATCTTAGAACAGATCTTCTCCTACACCGGGCTGGGCTACTACATGATCTCGGCGCTGAACGCCAACGACTACCCGCTGATGATGGGCACCTTCCTCGTCATCACCGTGGCGCTCGTGTTGGGCGTCTACGTCGCCGACCTGACATACAGCAAGATCGATCCGCGGATCAGCGCAGGTGAGTCAGATGAAGCATACTGA
- a CDS encoding ABC transporter substrate-binding protein: MSNATDDYSDVISRRRFVQLTGVSGAAALAGCGGSSDDGGSTESSDGSTGDSSSTDSQGGSGVIDTTLTGATNNGVPSNLHVNPMATQNYDWIAGNHLFERFAAYNFSTQEFELAGLSDWSFEGTTVTLTLRDDLAWDTGDAVTAADVILQFRLMKKTGATLWDFAESVEQGEDDKTVVINLERPSNPEIIKHTLANGDLRIHGYRPVYEEFLDKDAAAIQQFAWEEDIHGNGPFSFESKNDQAWTLSRNDEFYDADNINFTGYELLNRQDNTALQQGLMGGGLDVVTSLFAPPKIVANFPDRVEEVTLPAKWGYGVLFNHDDEHFGKRKVRQAVAHVINRQQVADNAGPRTKDPAPKVTGIAPADQESWLGDAYGNFEGYGMDATQSEKAASLLRDAGYSKSGGTWQDSNGNALGGSYVTPAGWTDWTTATNTVVDQLNAFGFDFEINSLPGGDYFGAYIESNFTMGAFYWLPGGARSSFPYFPLRWQMTNPDIDGGHNFPEGDHTVPAMDGSGEMTLNPLEEIQSVATTQDEAAVSETVTRVAWHHNQTLPMLGLVGKFDQSWLTDAEWDVVSKDDAARGVKWPSHWLPKQGKLSATK, translated from the coding sequence ATGTCTAACGCGACTGACGACTACAGCGACGTGATTAGCCGACGGCGATTCGTTCAACTGACTGGTGTCTCCGGGGCGGCTGCGCTGGCCGGCTGTGGCGGCTCCAGCGACGACGGTGGCTCGACCGAGAGCAGTGACGGCAGCACGGGCGACTCGTCCTCGACCGACAGCCAGGGCGGGTCGGGCGTCATCGATACCACCCTCACCGGGGCGACGAACAACGGGGTCCCGTCGAACCTCCACGTGAACCCGATGGCGACACAGAACTACGACTGGATCGCCGGCAACCACCTCTTCGAGCGGTTCGCCGCCTACAACTTCAGCACACAGGAGTTCGAACTGGCGGGCCTGTCGGACTGGTCGTTCGAGGGGACGACGGTCACGCTCACGCTCCGGGACGACCTCGCGTGGGACACCGGCGACGCCGTCACGGCCGCCGACGTGATCCTGCAGTTCCGGCTGATGAAAAAGACCGGCGCGACCCTGTGGGACTTCGCCGAGAGCGTCGAGCAGGGCGAAGACGACAAGACGGTCGTCATCAACCTCGAACGTCCCTCGAACCCGGAGATCATCAAGCACACACTCGCGAACGGCGACCTGCGCATCCACGGCTACCGGCCCGTCTACGAGGAGTTCCTCGACAAGGACGCCGCGGCGATCCAGCAGTTCGCCTGGGAGGAAGACATCCACGGCAACGGCCCGTTCAGCTTCGAGTCGAAGAACGACCAGGCCTGGACGCTCTCCCGCAACGACGAGTTCTACGACGCCGACAACATCAACTTCACCGGGTACGAACTCCTGAACCGGCAGGACAACACCGCCCTCCAGCAGGGGCTGATGGGTGGCGGGCTCGATGTCGTCACGAGTCTGTTCGCCCCGCCGAAGATCGTCGCGAACTTCCCGGACCGCGTCGAGGAAGTCACGCTCCCGGCCAAGTGGGGCTACGGCGTCCTGTTCAACCACGACGACGAGCACTTCGGCAAGCGGAAGGTTCGCCAGGCGGTCGCACACGTCATCAACCGCCAGCAGGTCGCCGACAACGCCGGCCCGCGGACGAAAGACCCCGCACCGAAGGTCACCGGCATCGCGCCGGCCGACCAGGAGTCGTGGCTCGGCGACGCCTACGGCAACTTCGAGGGGTACGGCATGGACGCCACCCAGTCGGAGAAAGCCGCCTCGCTGCTGCGTGACGCCGGCTACTCGAAGTCCGGCGGCACGTGGCAAGACAGCAACGGGAACGCGCTGGGCGGGAGCTACGTGACGCCGGCGGGCTGGACCGACTGGACGACCGCGACCAACACCGTCGTCGACCAGTTGAACGCCTTCGGGTTCGACTTCGAGATCAACTCGCTGCCCGGCGGTGACTACTTCGGCGCGTACATCGAGTCCAACTTCACGATGGGCGCGTTCTACTGGCTGCCCGGCGGCGCTCGGTCGTCGTTCCCGTACTTCCCGCTTCGCTGGCAGATGACCAACCCCGACATCGACGGCGGCCACAACTTCCCCGAGGGCGACCACACCGTCCCGGCCATGGACGGCTCGGGCGAGATGACGCTGAACCCGCTCGAAGAGATCCAGAGCGTCGCGACGACGCAGGACGAGGCGGCCGTCTCCGAGACGGTCACTCGCGTCGCGTGGCACCACAACCAGACTCTCCCGATGCTGGGACTGGTCGGGAAGTTCGACCAGTCCTGGCTCACCGACGCCGAGTGGGATGTCGTCTCGAAGGACGACGCGGCGCGGGGCGTCAAGTGGCCGTCGCACTGGCTCCCCAAGCAGGGCAAACTGAGCGCGACGAAGTAA